The nucleotide sequence CAAACTGACAAGGAGCCTGGGTATGTTTGACCCAACAGGACAGACCCTGAGTGCCCATCCACATCACATTCACTCCTGCCCTCACCCCAGGCCCAGAGCCCTGCCATGTGCCCTGGGGGTCTCCCCTTCAAGGATTGGGTGTTTGAAACTAGCAGAGGAGAGTTAAGTGACCTTCAGGGTCCCTGTCCGTCTGTCTATGACTGGAGTGGGCTTCACTGTTGCCCACCCTCTCATAACCTAAATATCCTTGGGCCAGTTGCCCTTCAGTGACCTCATCTCAGTCAGAGGCTCTGTGCTGTTTCCTCCAGCTCGCCTCATGGTTTCTTCCCAGCCCTTCCTGGGCACTTTTCCCCTTCCTTTATCCCTCTCCTAATAAAGTTGCACTGGGAGCTGGACAGAGAATGGGGGCATCAGCAAAACTGTTGATGGGGCAGCTCCCAGGCTTCCCTTGGCTGCAATTTCTCCACCTGGGAGCCAGGTGCAGGCCCCATGCTCTGAGTGTGATGGCTCAGCAAGCTGGCCGTGAGCACATGCTCCCCAGCGGCAGATTCAGGAAGCCTCCTCCCTGCTGCCATGTGGAGCTGGAAAGTCTCTTTCCTGTGGAATCCAGGGAGAGGGTAGAGAGAAAAACAAGCTCAGAGTTGTCCaccctggcccagggccctccctttCCTCGGGGACACCCCCACGCTGGGATGGACTATCGCAGATAGACAGCTCGGACAGCCACATGTATGTTACACGACCTGCATTCGTAAACACAAGTTGCTGCCAGGCCCAGCGCCTCCCTCCCACAAGAGAGCAGCTGTCCCCGAGGGTACGGGGTCTCCCCAGCTGTCTACTGTCGccaggactgcagccccccaggcagAAGTGCTCAGAAGCCCCTATCATCTCCAAGAATAAACTCTGAAGCCAGCGGCTGCGTGGATCTGAATCATCGGGGAGCTGTCAGAGGAGGGGGAGTGACTTCCCAGGACAGGCAAGCGGACTATATAAGCCCCAGAGGGCTGGGCGCTGCTTAAATCTCTTCCACAGCCACTGCCTGCCAGGGAGCAGCTCCCCACAGCACCCACCATGTCCCAGGTAGGAGGGCCCAGCTCAGGGCCTGCTGGTGCcaagggcgggggtggggtgggggagatagACGCTGTCAACTCTGGCAGCTGTGTCTTGAGCTGAGCTCAGGGCATAAACACAGGAGGCTCTGCCTCCCCTGGAACGCCAGGGCTCAGGGAGGTCAGGCAGACAGATGGTATGAGACTGTGACAGCCACGGCCCCAGAGCTCCTGGTCTTTGGGGAAAGGATGGAGACTTGGGGTAGGGGGTGTGTGACATGCAgtcaggaaggcttcttggaagagAAGTGATGCCTTGAATTGACTGGAGTTAAGTGAGCAGGGAAGAGGGGTCTGGGCCAAGGCGTGGTGGCGGGAAAGGGCCCTCAGCCTCAAGGCCTCAGGTTGTAAGATGAGGCTTGGGCTCCCCGAGGCTGGCGCTCAGGAAGCCCCCATCAAGAAGAAGCGGCCCCCCGTGAAGGAGGAGGACCTGAAGGGGGCCCGAGGGAACCTGACCAAGAACCAGGAAATCAAGTCCAAGACCTACCAGGTCATGCGGGAGTGTGGTGAGTGTTCTCAGGACGATGGGGGCCTGGATGCAGATGTGTGTCTGTGGGAAGGAGGATGGGTTGGGGGCGGGAGGGTCCCTCGAGTCCTTGTTCTAAGAGTTCAGAGCTTGTGGGCTCGAGGTGGTGCTTACCACAGTGGGGGCCTCTCCTCTCTAGGAAGCCAGGCCTGCCCCTGAcccacctcctccccatccttcccGCAGAGCAAGCTGGTTCTACCGCCCCGTCAGTGTTCAGCCGCGCCCGGACTGGCGCTGAGACCGTGTTTGAGAAGCCCAAAGCTGGACCCGCCAAGAGTGTCTTTGGCTGAGAAGTGCATGCCACCCCATCCCTCACCACAGGCACCACTGCGACACAGGAACTTTTCCcaagaagtgttttttttttttttcccaagaactCTTTTTTTATGCCAGAACACACCTTCTCACCTGCCGCCTTGGGAAATGCCACCCCTGCCCTACAGCCCTGGCCCCTCAGCCCAGGGACTCTGTACTCACACCTGGGAAACACCAATAAAGAGAATGCCCAAGTGGCCCCAGCATTTGAAGGGTGTTGGTTGGTCACCGGCCATGGCCACTAAatgccagggaggggaggggagggcagggcggGTGTGGGGCACATTTTCCACCCGTCTCGACTTCTGGGAAAGTCCCAGAGGATAATGCAGGTGCTGTTATGCCCACCGCCACATGCCACAGAGAGCCTTGGGTGTGGAGACCTGGTGCTGACCTGTGTGACTTCAAACCGTCTCTCCTTTTCTGAGTCACAGTTTCCCCTAGTATGTGACAAGGGGCCCTATTGTGTAGAGCAGGCCATGGTCACAGTGCTCAGAGTGAAGCAGGTAGGGGCCTGGGGCTCACCCTGTCCCCACCCTTCACAGAAGCCATCGCGATGCCTCCAGGGACCCAAAGGTTCGGTGGAACTCAGGGTTCTCGAATCTCCCTCCCCCTTGGTCACATTGCCCACTGCCACCTCGCATCCCCTCAAAGACACAACTAGGTGGAGGCTCCTCTCCGGCCAGTGGCCGACCACTCCCTGAGCCACTGTCCCCTCACCCCAGCTGAGTAAGCCTCCCCCTCGCCACTCCCATGGCTCTGCCTGAGTCACGGAACACCAGGGTCTCAGGTCTTGTGTGATTCTTCCCGCTTCAGGCCTCAAATGTCCCTGAGCACCTGGAGCTGTCGGATTCAGGGCACTAGAGAGGCCTGTCCAGCTGTGACAGCAAGACCCCAGACAGTCCAGGCTAGTCGGGCAGGGCCTGGGCTTACAGTGCCTGGCTTGGGGCCGATGTCTGCAAGGAAGTCTCGCCCATCCCCTAAGCAGGTGGAGCGGGCTGCACAAAGCCTTTCGCATGTTCCCAGCCAGCCCTGCCTCCTTATATAGCTTTTTCAGACTGGGCCCGAGGGAGCAGACCTTCTGtgggggccaggcctgggcctgccCACTGGGCCCCTTGGGGAGGCCCTTCTCAAAGATTGCTGAAAGGCTATGTTCTCCCGTGTCATTCCGATCACATCCAGAGCCAAGGGGCGGGTGGTGCAGATGTGCACAGAGGTTCAGCTGAAGTCATGTAAAGAAAGGGAGTGTTTACTTGTAGCCACAGACCCAGCTCCCTTCCCTCGGGGCAGGTGCTGCTGGCATTGACAGAGGCAGGGCTAATGGAGGAGACCCCTTCCTGCCCTGTGACTCTCCCAAGTGGGACCTGAAGATGGCACCCTCCCTCAACCCCTATCCCCAGGAGAATGTCACTGAGCCCTCCTTCTCCGACCCAGGGTCTGGCACCTGGCCACTTTTCTGAAGCATCTTTAGCCCATATGTGGCCCAAGACTCAGGAACTGAGCTCTCCCAGATCCACAGGGAGACAAGCACCAGCTGTGTCCCCACCCCCtaatatttatttgctttattgctgTTACGAAAACAGTCTTTCAACtttattacagaaaaattgaaaaaagccATCCTTAATCCTACTGCAGGCCCTCCAGCCGTCCTCCTGTGGCCTGGGCCTATGACAACAGCACTGCCTTGGCGGTGGCTTGCTGACAGATCGGTGTTCTGCCCTTCCTCACTAGGAGTGATTCACGGGCTCCCTTGGCACAACTGACCTCCACATAGGCCACTTGAGCACACACGCCACCACCCTGAATCGCCCCCTCAGGAACTCCATGCTTCCCTCTCAGGAAACTCCCCACAGCCTGATCTCTGGGCCACAACGCGGGACATCTTGGTGACTCGGTTTGTATTGCCAAGTGCAGATCTTGTTTTGGAGGCCTTGCTGGAACTGCACCAAGATACCTGGCTAGAATAATGGGGCCTGAACAGCATCCTGGGCACCCCCCCAGCAGAGAGAAGGGGGGCCCCTTGGCCTAGCCCCACTCCTCCCCTAAGTAAGGCGTATCCACCCCGCCTTAGCCCCAGCAGATCTTGCTCCACTCAGGTGCCCCGAGGGGTGCTTCGTGCCCTTGGGTCCCAGTGACCAGTCACACTGACCTGATTTCCAGGCCCCCTGCTTCCCAGAAACCATACTTTGGCCCTCCTCTTCCCAGCCATGCCTCTCCTCTAAGGCTGGGCTAACGGAGAGCCGGCCAGTTCACTGCTGTGCCCCCCAGCCCTGGGGAGCTTTTTGGTGGGATTACTGGTATGAGGGGTGGTGGTGCCTTGCTTAGATTCTGGACCTTTCAGAAGGGGCGCCTGTACTCAACTCCCACCCAAGCCTGCTCCTGGGTTCCCATCCCCAGCCAAGGTCCACAGGACATTTGCAGCTTGCCTGCTTATCTTGAGGTCCCTGTGGTGTTTGGCTTTGCAGATCCCAGTTTCCC is from Bos taurus isolate L1 Dominette 01449 registration number 42190680 breed Hereford chromosome 22, ARS-UCD2.0, whole genome shotgun sequence and encodes:
- the MUSTN1 gene encoding musculoskeletal embryonic nuclear protein 1, with amino-acid sequence MSQAGAQEAPIKKKRPPVKEEDLKGARGNLTKNQEIKSKTYQVMRECEQAGSTAPSVFSRARTGAETVFEKPKAGPAKSVFG